In Coprobacter tertius, the sequence GGTATGGTTTGTGCCGCCACTTTTTCGAGAAATGCCTTATTTTTTTCGGGAGACTCAACAACGTCGGTAACATACAATAAGATGTCGGCGTCTTTGAGTGCCGACTGGGAGAAGTTCAACATAGACTCCTGCAATTTGTAATTAGGCGACAGGACTCCGGGGGTATCGGAATACACGATCTGCATGTCGTCGGTATTAACGATACCCATAATTCGATGGCGGGTGGTTTGCGCTTTCGATGTGATAATCGAAATACGTTCGCCTACGAGGGAATTCATCAACGTCGATTTCCCTACGTTCGGGTTTCCCACAATATTTACAAAACCAGCTTTATGCATAATAAAAAGGTATTAATTCGTTAGTAGTCTTTCGGTAATAACAATATATTCAGATAAAAGATCGTTAAAATACCGTCAGCTAACAGGTAAAAAAATACGCTAAGCAGCGCAAAGAGATGACTCAGGCGTAACTTGGCGTATTAATTTTATCCGGGTACCTTATTTTTTATTGTATCCCCATTTCAGGAAAACTGCACCCCAAGTAAATCCGGCTCCGAAAGCTGCCAGAACGAGGTTGTCGCCTTTTTTGAATTTATCTTCCCATTCTGAAAGACAAAGGGGAATAGAAGCCGCGCTTGTATTTCCGTATTTTTCGATGTTAATAACGACTTTTTTAGGATCGATTTCTATACGTCCGGCGATGGCTTCGATAATTCTCGCATTGGCCTGATGAGGTATAAACCAATCTAATGTATTTACATCGAGATTATTACGTTTCATCACTTCGAGCGATGCTTCAAGCATGTCTGAAACCGCATGCTTATAAACGGCACGACCTTCCTGATACACATAGTGCTCCATATTGTCGATGCTTTCGTGCGTAGCGGGATATGCCGAACCTCCGGCCTTCATGATAAGATGAGGGAGCCCTATTCCGTCGGTACGAAAGACCGCGTCGATTACGCCTGTATCTTCGTCGGTCGGTTCCAGCAACACGGCTGCTGCTGCATCCCCGAAAAGCGGGCAGGTCGAGCGATCGGTGTAATTGGTCATCGATGACATCTTTTCGGCTGCCAAAACGATGACTTTTTTGTAAAGACCGCTTTTTACATACGCTGCGCCTGCCTGAAGGGCTACGATAAATCCTGCGCAAGCAGCCTGGATGTCATAACCGAAACAGTGTTTCAATCCTGATTTTTCGGCAATAATAGAGGCTGTCGACGGAAAGCGGTAATCCGGGTTCGAAGTTGCACAAATGACCAGTTCGATATCGTCGGCTTTTGTGCGGGTTTTTTCTAAAAGTTCGTTCACGGCGCGATACCCCAATTCCGAAGAACCCATTCCTTCGCCTTTAAGTATGCGTCGTTCTTTAATTCCAACACGTGTGGTGATCCATTCATCGTTGGTATCGACCATTTGCGACAACTCCTCGTTGGTCAGCACATAGTCGGGAACGTAAGAAGCCACCCCTGTAATAACTGCATTTTGCATAATTAAAACATAGCTGAGTTAAAAAAAATGCCCTAAAAATATGTCTTTAGGGCTTTGGGTTTATTTGCAATTTAATAATTCCCTAAAGGCTATTAAACAGCAGCTTCTTTTTCGATTGCTAATTTACCTCTGTAGTAACCGCATGTGCCACAAACAGTATGGTAAATATGCCATGCTCCACAATTCGGGCAGATTGCCATAGTAGGAGCTACAGCCTTGTCGTGAGTTCTTCTTTTGGCTGTTCTTGTCTTCGATTGTTTTCTTTTAGGATGTGCCATTTTCTTATTACTTTAATTATTATCTATTAATTTTTTGAGTTCGTCCCATCGCGGGTCTGTTTTATCATCGTCGGGAATATCTTCTTCTCCCTCTTCGAAAAGAGAGTCTCCGACTTCCTCGTCTTCTTCGTCATCGACGCTTCGGGTAGTGTGTTTTTTGAGTTTCGAACTCATTGTCTTGTTACATTTTCCGGCCGGATGAACATGCTTCAGAGGTATAGTGAGCGCAATAAACTCATACAAAAACCACGCGACGTTTATTTCACCTTCTGTTTCGGGTATGATGACGATATCGTCATTTTCTTCACTGTATTCTTTCCCGAATTTCACGAATATGCGTTCATGAGTGGAAACCGGTTGATCCATATAGTCGAGACATCGGTCACAGGGGATCTGTATTACCCCTTCGATCTCGAAATTCAACTCGAATGTGTTGACCGATTTTTTTACCGTCAATATAACATTTACTTTGCCTTTTTGTACTTCAGGACTATCTATATTCCTGAAGAACTGATCATCGAGTTGGTATTCATATTTTTGAGTACCTTCCGAAAGGCTCTTTAGCGGAATTTTATATAAATCAAATTTTCCCACTGCTTACAGTCGTTAAAACCCTGCAAAGGTATAAAAAATAATTCTCTCTGTAAACTTTTCACTTCTTTTTATTGCATCTTTGCAAAAATCAACAGAATAAACTCTTTTTATAGGTACTGTTAACAGTTAAACGAAAGGTTGTTGTTCATTTAGGAGAGTGTGATTCAGGCAAGTCTCAACTCGATTCGGAAGGTCGTTCCCTTACCAATC encodes:
- the rpmF gene encoding 50S ribosomal protein L32, coding for MAHPKRKQSKTRTAKRRTHDKAVAPTMAICPNCGAWHIYHTVCGTCGYYRGKLAIEKEAAV
- a CDS encoding YceD family protein; translated protein: MGKFDLYKIPLKSLSEGTQKYEYQLDDQFFRNIDSPEVQKGKVNVILTVKKSVNTFELNFEIEGVIQIPCDRCLDYMDQPVSTHERIFVKFGKEYSEENDDIVIIPETEGEINVAWFLYEFIALTIPLKHVHPAGKCNKTMSSKLKKHTTRSVDDEEDEEVGDSLFEEGEEDIPDDDKTDPRWDELKKLIDNN
- a CDS encoding beta-ketoacyl-ACP synthase III, whose protein sequence is MQNAVITGVASYVPDYVLTNEELSQMVDTNDEWITTRVGIKERRILKGEGMGSSELGYRAVNELLEKTRTKADDIELVICATSNPDYRFPSTASIIAEKSGLKHCFGYDIQAACAGFIVALQAGAAYVKSGLYKKVIVLAAEKMSSMTNYTDRSTCPLFGDAAAAVLLEPTDEDTGVIDAVFRTDGIGLPHLIMKAGGSAYPATHESIDNMEHYVYQEGRAVYKHAVSDMLEASLEVMKRNNLDVNTLDWFIPHQANARIIEAIAGRIEIDPKKVVINIEKYGNTSAASIPLCLSEWEDKFKKGDNLVLAAFGAGFTWGAVFLKWGYNKK